GGGTTAGCTTGGCTATGTTTCTTGGGAGAGAGAGAACACCTACACCAATAATCATGGATGAAACGGTAACACCCATTTCTATAGGTCCAATCTCTCTGTCGCCATATTCGAAAGACTTCATTGATTCTCACTCGTTTCCCTTGTTTAATCGCACCGAATCCTCTGTTTGCATCATTTGCGGGCGGTCCTTCATGAATATGAGCGGCGATCTTACTATGAGATCTTTCCAGTCTTTGAAGAAGAGAGGAGCAAAAGGTGTAGAATACGGCACACCAAAGCTCTTCAGATTTACAATGTGAACATTAATCATGATGTAAGCGAGAATGATCCCGTATAGACCGAAGAATGCTGCCGAGAGCATGATGCCGAAGCGTATGACCCGCAGCGATATGGCAAATGCGTAAGATGGTAGGGCGAACGATGAAATAGCGGTAACGGCCACTACGATAACCATAACGGGGCTGACCATGCCTGCAGCAACGGCTGCTTCTCCGATGACAAGACCGCCAACGATACCGATCGTTTGTCCGATTGGTTTAGGAAGTCGAAGGCCTGCCTCACGCAGAAGCTCCAAAGTGATTTCCATCATGAAAGCTTCCATAACGGCAGGAAATGGTACGCCTTCACGCGCGCCCGCAATGGAAAAAGCAAGCTTGGATGGAATCATACCATGATGGTATTCCAGCAGAGCAATATAGAGCGCCGGTAAAAAAGTAGCTATAAATGCAGCAATCATTCGCAGCATTCGGGTCAATGTAGTAATCAGCCAATGTTGATAGTAATCCTCAGGCGATTGCAAGCTCGATGAGAATGTAATGGGTACGATGAGTGCGAACGGATCACCGTCCACCATGATCGCAATGCGACCTTGCATAATCGCACCTGAAACTTTATCGGGCCTCTCGGTATTGAGGATGACAGGAAACGGGCTCAAGAAGCTGTCGGCAATCCATTGTTCCAAATATCCGGAGCCTTCGATATCGTCGATGTCAACGGTCCGAAGCCGTCGATCGACCTCCTTGACGAGCTCCGGATGGGCGATGGCGGCATTATATGCGACAACGACATCGCGCCGCGCTCTTGCTCCTAACTGATAGCTTTGCAGGACAAGATTAGGTTCTTTGATTCTGCGTCGCAGTAGAGCGGTATTGGTCCGAATATCCTCGGTAAAGCCCGTGCGGGGGCCTCTAATAATTGCTTCCGTCTGCGGCTCTTCTATGGCACGGGTTCTCCAGCCTTTGCTGCTGATTACGAGAGCTTGCGCCAAACCGTCGACCAGGACAAGGGTATCCCCGGAAAGAATGGCTTGTATGGAATTATCCATCGTTTCGGCCTTTTCCATATCAAATGCTGTAAGCACGAATTGCTCGAGGATATAAAAGGATTGTTCCACGGAGCCGACTGCTTGATCCCCATAACGAAGCATCGGCTTCAGAATTTGTTCATTGATAAAGGCGGAGTCGACAAGTCCGTCAATGCAGACTAAACAGCATGTAAGCTCTTCTGCCGCAAAGCTGAATTGTCTAATAATCAGATCGCTGGGTCGATGCAGGAGTGTCTGAATGATTTCCAGATTCTCCTGCAGCTGTGAGGCCAGAGGCTGCTGTATCTTTGGTTCCTGATTGGCCGTGGCGATCAACCGCATTGCAGCTGATTTGCCATGAGACCTGTTTTTGCCGAACAGTTGCTTGAACATGTTGGATTCACCTCTTGCTTTTCGACAACTTATTATCAATATTTACTTTTTTTGCATGAAATAAACGGAAATGGCTTTAATTGATGTTTGAACACCGAGTGTCATGGAACGAATAAGACGTGATG
This genomic window from Paenibacillus hexagrammi contains:
- a CDS encoding spore germination protein produces the protein MFKQLFGKNRSHGKSAAMRLIATANQEPKIQQPLASQLQENLEIIQTLLHRPSDLIIRQFSFAAEELTCCLVCIDGLVDSAFINEQILKPMLRYGDQAVGSVEQSFYILEQFVLTAFDMEKAETMDNSIQAILSGDTLVLVDGLAQALVISSKGWRTRAIEEPQTEAIIRGPRTGFTEDIRTNTALLRRRIKEPNLVLQSYQLGARARRDVVVAYNAAIAHPELVKEVDRRLRTVDIDDIEGSGYLEQWIADSFLSPFPVILNTERPDKVSGAIMQGRIAIMVDGDPFALIVPITFSSSLQSPEDYYQHWLITTLTRMLRMIAAFIATFLPALYIALLEYHHGMIPSKLAFSIAGAREGVPFPAVMEAFMMEITLELLREAGLRLPKPIGQTIGIVGGLVIGEAAVAAGMVSPVMVIVVAVTAISSFALPSYAFAISLRVIRFGIMLSAAFFGLYGIILAYIMINVHIVNLKSFGVPYSTPFAPLFFKDWKDLIVRSPLIFMKDRPQMMQTEDSVRLNKGNE